ATTAGGCTCATGTGTTTAATTTTGCAGTGATGATGTTGTTGCGTTTTGGTGAAATCGATGTTATGGagatatatttttatatttttgttaaAATCATTCTCGATGAAGGACGCTTTTGAAATATTGAAGGCCATATTTTGTAATATGTAATATGTTTATTTTCGGTACTATGAGAAATTTTTATTTTGCTATTTTGCTATCTCCGAAAACTTTGATTTAATCATCGTGTCGAAATTGTTGTGTTTTTTAAATCTTTATTGCAGTTTCATAGTTAATTCATAGAAAGTAAAGTTTATTATATTTATGATCGTTGAAATCGCTTTATTAAAATATTTCCTGTAATTCTATAGAGTATATCGTACTTTACAGGTTTTAGTTTTTTAATAAAAATGTTAAATGGAATCAAGTGTATTATAAAAAGACACTGCATGAACATTAACTTTGTCCAACAACCAGTTGTTCAATTCTTAAATATGAAATACTTATGTTCCATTCTACTATAAATGTCAAAGTAGTACTAGCCTATCCATACTCATCAGCTGTAATACATATTTTGCGCCAACAATGTCTACTATATTTCATGATTTGAGAATTGTTTCTCCTGGAAGTTACAAATGGAAAATTAAAGTCCGAGTTATAAGATTTTGGCGTGGAGTATCTTTGAAAGGAGAAATTTTTAAAGGCTTCAACTTGCTGTTACTTGATGATAAGGTTTGTTATTTATCGAGCATGTAGTCATCTATCAATTACATGTAATGGATATTGTGAATCATACGTAATCAACTTTTGTTATGCAGAATTATAGGATGCATGCTTTTGTTCTCGGAAGTATTTCTGATGAAAAACTGGAAGAAATTGTCATAGGAAGAATTTATATCATATCTAACTTCACTGTCAAAGAATATAGACCTGCTGATAAGTTTAGATGCATCCGTGCGGATAAACAAATCATTTTTACTGCTTATaccaaaattgaagaaattgctgagaatcagactttaatataGGAGAACGTATTTGATTCTTTGATCTTGGCGATTTAGGACAGGTGGCAAAGCAAAATGTTTATCTTACAGGTACAATCTATTACACAAATTCTATTGCAGCCTATTTTCCATGTATGACGATTCAACTGATTTTATTGTAAATTGTATTCATCAGACATTGTTGGATTGGTTAAAAATGATCTCCCTTTGAAACACCTTATTAACTGCAATGGAGAAGCCCAGGTTCAACAAAAGTTTCGATTAACCGATGGAAGGTTGAAAACATGTTGATTAATAAACTTTCAAATGAAAACTGAAATTAGGTAATAAATGGTATTGTATGAACACTAAAAAATGGTTGATAAATATTTGATTTATTATGTAGATCCACTATTGATGTTATATTTTGGGACAAGTTTGCTGAGGAGTTAGATGAGAACTTACAGGATGATCTTACAGGATGATCTAGAGGAACCTATAATCATGATAATTGCTAGCGCAAAGATATATCTTTATGAAGGTACATGTGAACATAGCATATATTTTAATCCTTGACTTTTGATTAACAAACATTCGATCTATTTTAGAAAAAGTCCAGGTTGGACATGTATGGTCTACAAAGTTTTTCCTCAATTATCATCACCACAGTGTTGCTCAACTTCGTCAAAGGTACTTCAATAGTACTTGCATTAGTTTCATCTTAATTTTTTATGTTCAAAACATATGATTAATAGAAATGATCATCAGGTACAATAGTGGTGATTTTTCTGAAGAAGATTTTTCAAGTGTTAAGGTAGAGAAAGTCCGACAATTTAACTTGGAAGAAATATTGAATCTTGGTCCTGAATTTACAAAGGCAAGATTCATACTATAGAAAGTTGCAGAATTATGTTGATATATGATGCTCAGTAACTGATGTGTTATAAAATATGACAACATTTGTAGAAAGAGGTTATCTGTAATGTCAAAATCTGGAAAGTAGCAACAGGAATGGGATGGTTCTTTCGTACGTGTACATCATACTACCGTGAAAATGAAAATGTGGATGAGTTGTTCAAATGTGTTATGTGTAACTCTGACATTCCACATCCCCTGAAAAAGTAACttcaataattattaattttaattatattttaaacattttatttgCACCCTAGACTCTTTCTAATTGAAGTTGTTAATGCAGATTCAGGATATATGCGGAGACATTGGATTCCACTGGTGAAATTGGCATAATACTGGAAGATCGGGAAGTTCGTTCATTGATAGGAAAAACTGTTTATGACTTTATTGATGAGGTGTCATTCTAATTTAAAAGTAGACCTTTTATTCCTTTAAATTTAATCATGTATTAAATCCGATTGAATGCCAAATACTTGATAATATAGGAATGTAATGAGAAGATATTTCCGGAGATGTTAAAACAAATTGCAGACAAGGAATATAGTGTGAAGCTATTGATTAAACAGGCTAACATTGAAAAATCATGCAAGTCTTACCTAGCTACAGATATTTATGAAATGACCCTATTATGTGAATCTGAAGAGATCAATCTTAGTTGTGAAATTGACAAATATCAAGACTCTCCACTTGAGGTAATTTTTAACATGTATCTGTTTGATTTAATTTTATTTCTTATTGTTACAAAGATTATAATTATCCTTATTGTAGCCATCTACATGAAAGTATCATTTGGATAGTTTGTCGCAACTCAAGTTCAAGACCCCCGAAACGTCAACAAAGAGCAAAAGGACTTCGGAAAAAATTTCAAAGACTAAGAAgtatattaattaattttctttttttatgCTATGTATTTGGGATGGTGAATGAACATCCAGAGTTCAAATTATTATTACCTTAAATTGTAGAATCTTCTACGTAGGTGTGTTCTACATTGGACTGCTAATTTATATGCTTCATGTTGGACTTATGTTATTAATgtattttgatatattttttatataaaaaaatatgaatgaactaggTAATTCAATGATGTTGAAAAGTGTGATAGTCCAATATATTGGAAAAAAAATTGTTGCGATGGAAGAATATTAAGCTATGGAAAATATAATATCAGCCCAGAAATTGAATTTTTTGAACAGTTGAACTTTGCAGTGTAGTTTTCACAATTCGTCAATGAGAGAGTTATGTTTTCTTCAATTTCTTGGCATGACCTAATGCTAAATGATATTTGTAATTCTTCAAATGTTATAGGTTGTAAAAATTTAAAAACTCACATTGTTACACATATAAGTAGAATATTAAATAAGAATTTTCTGTTCTCTGGATGACGAAAATGTATTGTTTAGAATGTTACACCATTTCCAATTATAATTGACCCTTTCTACAATACatgattaaaataattataaatcttgaagaatttttaaaataattataaattatttattagtttAACTGTCATCTAGAGTTTGGCGCAATTTAAAGTTGTAACTCCATCAACAGATCTAAAGTACCAAATTAATGTAAAATTACAATTGCTTTTCTACTTCCTCGAAGGAAATAATAAAGTAATAATTTTTTGTATCAATTTTACAATAtttctatattatattatagtatgTTATGAACACATATTGATAAGACGTTGACTTGCGAGATAAATTATGGCTTCTTACAATATTTTTTTGGACAGTCATAATCTTTAGAAAAAATGGTAGAAGTAAAATTTTGTCTTTAAATAAAGACAGTACTTACTACAAATTAAAGTTGAAAATTTATAACTTTAGGGACGAGAAAATCTCTAATTATCAGAATAGTTGCAACGACGAAAAAGTGATTAGCATCGTTTACtggaaaaaataaataaataaagtgtaAAGTATCAGTATTTATTTAGAACTGTTTTCTCTAAATAATGTTGTTAAAATAATCACATTAATATATAATTTCCAATAAAGGATAATCAGATTAACCTTGTAATAATTAGGAGTCTAGGTATACCGGATATATGAAGAATTGGCCAAATTCTATCCTAGTATTGAATTTTTGTGACACCgctaataaatattaaattattaaaaaaattataccgGATATAGCTCGAAGTCTTGACATTGAGCgtattgtatatatatgtatatagtaTTGTCGATAGTAATGTTGCTTTACTTATATTTTCTCAGTAGTCATTCTAATTAGGGAAAATGAAGTGGTAGAAAATATGTAGTATATTGTGggtaaaatatttataataaagcAAACCATTTTTTAAGTAATTTTGTTGAAAAAGAAAAGATAATAAACTTCCAAAGAGTTTGAATacataaaaaatttaaaaaaaaatataaagttAAATTTAGTGCAATAATTTGAACTGCACCAGTAGTTGTCGAAATATGCATCAACTAATTAGTTCCGGAAAACTGTAATATCATTATACAAGTAAAGAACTTAAAGAAATTTCAAATATCTGCAGTAGTTAAGCATATAAAATACATAGTAGTAGGTAAGACCTGCGGCAA
The window above is part of the Apium graveolens cultivar Ventura unplaced genomic scaffold, ASM990537v1 ctg8206, whole genome shotgun sequence genome. Proteins encoded here:
- the LOC141704746 gene encoding uncharacterized protein LOC141704746, which gives rise to MIIASAKIYLYEEKVQVGHVWSTKFFLNYHHHSVAQLRQRYNSGDFSEEDFSSVKVEKVRQFNLEEILNLGPEFTKKEVICNVKIWKVATGMGWFFRTCTSYYRENENVDELFKCVMCNSDIPHPLKKFRIYAETLDSTGEIGIILEDREVRSLIGKTVYDFIDEVSF